In Fluviicola sp., the sequence CACATTGAAAACCTTCTTCTTCAATTTCGGCGATTCGTCCATGTAATCCATTTTCGACTCCATAATTGAAAGAACAGATGATAGTAAATCCGACGTAACTACCCCTTTAAACGATAACAGGATGTTTTCCCGCTCCATTGTTTGGTAAAGTTCGTAGATATCGTTTTTTATCATTGTAGTTTTCGAAGTGCAACAAATATAATAATCCTATCGAACTAATAGTGGTATTCGACGAAAAAAATGAGCAGATGGTAGAATTTCACGTGAGGATTCATTAACTGAGTACTTCCCCAACTTTCAGGCGTAAAATGAAGGTGTTTCCGCAAGTTTTTGTACTTTTGCAACAATGATGCATTTAGACAAGCAAAAGGAATGGTTCTCTACCTGGTTTGATTCTCCGTTCTACCATGTATTGTACGACGAAAGAAACGACAAGGAGGCCAACGAGTTTCTGGACAACCTCGTGGCGTTACTCGATCCCGAACCGGGATCCACCGCGTTGGATTTGGCCTGTGGTGCCGGAAGACATTCCCGCGCTTTGGCTTCTCACGGCCTGAAAGTTTCCGGCTGCGACTTGTCTCCGAACAGTATTGAAGAAGCTAAAAAACATTCGGACCCAAGCCTTAAATTCTTTGTCCACGACATGCGTGAAAAGCTGGACGATAACTACCAGTACGTTTTCAACCTGTTCACCAGTTTCGGGTATTTTGAAGATGTGTGCGAAAATGCGAAGATTTTAAAAAGCGTTCACGATGCCCTGGTTGACCCGGGAATCCTGGTAATCGATTTCATGAATGCCCATAAAGTCGTTCAGATTGTCCAAAATCAGCGGTTCCGCCAGGATATTCAAAAGTGTGACATCATTTTCCATGTTAAAAAAGAAGTGATAAACGGACGCATCATTAAAACCATTGCTTTCGAACACGACGGAAAATCCTATTTTTTCCAGGAGAAGGTTCAGGCACTGGAATTAAGTGATTTTGAAAAACTATTGGCCGATGCTCATTTTGAGATTATTCAATTGGCCGGCAACTATAAACTGGAAGCTTTCGACCTGGAACAATCGGATCGTTTAATTCTTATCTGCAAAAAGAAATGAGCGAAATCATAACTACCATTTTCTTTTTGATCCTCTCCGTAATAGTAGGCGGAGTGCTGGTTGTTTTCCTGGAGAAAAAGAACCAGGCCACTTTTATTAAACTTTCCCTGGCATTCAGCGGCGGATTCCTCCTGGCAATAGCCTTTATTCATTTTTTGCCGGAACTTTATGCCGAACAGCACACTTCCATCGGTGTCTGGGTATTGGTTGGTTTCCTGGTGCAATTATTCCTGGAATATTTCTCCGGGGGAATTGAACACGGCCACATCCATGCACACGCAAACAAGAAAATCCCTTACGGAATGTTGATTTCTTTGAGCATACACTCTTTTATAGAAGGAATTCCGCTGGCAAACAATGCCGTACACGAACACACGCACGAGCATTTGATCGGACAACACCATAATTCGTTATTACTGGGAATTATCCTTCACCAGCTTCCTGTTGCCATTGCATTGATGACTTTATTGAGACAATCTTTGATCAAATCAACGACTTCCTGGATTTTATTGATTCTCTTCGGTTTAATGACTCCGCTCGGTTTGATTTTCGGGAAACTGCTTCCGATGGATTCCGCAATTCCGTTTATGGATATCTTACTGGCATTAGTGGTTGGAATGTTCCTGCATATTTCAACGACAATCATTTTTGAGACCAATGAAAATCACCGCTTCAACCTGGCGAAACTCACAGCGATCTTGTTGGGAGTGGGATTGAGTGTTGGTTTGATCTAGTTTCAAAAGTTCCCGGAGTTCAAGACAATTGAAAAGGTCAGTAACTGAAATTTGAACATTGAATCTGCCACGGCAGAAACATTTGAACATTTGAACATTTCAAGTCCGGATATTTTTTAATTTTACTAAAAAATCAACTCATGAAGATCCTTTTCTTTATCGTACTAATCCTTACAGGTTTCACCATCTTTTCTTTTCAATCGTTCGAACTAGGCCTGTTGAATAATGGCTTTTCATGGACAATGTCCAAATTGTTGCCATACATCACGCTGTTTCTAGAAGGAATTCTATTGGCTTATTCTTTTGGAAAAGGATTCACCTTCAAACCGAAAATTGTCAAAATCCTGGTCGTAATCATTCTTTTAGTCGCACCATTTGCAGAAGGTTTCCGCGAATACCCGATTTACGAAGGTGATTTCAGTTCGGAAGGAACAGAAGTAAGCGAAACGACCGTAAAAACAAATCCGAAATACGATTTATTGATTGTTACCATTCCGGATTGTCCTTTCTGCCTGGAGTCCATTTTCCGTCTGAAACAAATCAAAAAACGCAATCCATCCGTAAAAATGCTTTTCTCGGTTTGTTCTTCCGACAAGCAAAAACTGAACCTGTACAAGCAATTAATTGCCGGAGATTTCGATATCGCCTTGGCTAAAGACCTGGATGCATCCGTTAAATTGGCGGAAGGCCATTTCCCGACATTTGTGCAACTGAAAAAGGGAATTCCTGTTTACAGATGGTCGAACGATCAGTTCGGAGCGGGCGCTATGGATGAGTTTGAATCGGGAATTAAGTAATCCCCGCTCTGCTATCCTGATCAACGATTAGGCTTCCAAAACGCGTCAGCATCCGGAAGCCGCTCCCCCACTGGGCAAATCCCGCACGTGCGGGATGCGTATTTTATCGAGGTAATCTGAGGTTTGAGAGAGGATTAAACTGACAGAAGGCCATTTCCCGACATTCGTGCAACTGAAAAAGGGAATTCCTGTTTACAGATGGTCGAATGATCAGTTCGGAGCGGGCGCTATGGATGAATTTGAATCGGGAATTAAGTAATCCCCGCTCTGCTATCCTGATCAACGATTAGGATTCCAAAACGCGTCAGCATCCGGAAGCCGCTACCCCACTGGGCAAATAGACACATGTCTATGCGTATTTTATCAATGTAATTTGAGGTTTAAGAGAGGATTAAACTGACAGAAGGCCATTTCCCGACATTTGTGCAACTGAAAAAGGGAATTCCGGTTTACAGATAGTCGAATGATCAATTTGGAGCGGGCGCTATGGATGAATTTGAATCGGGAATTAAGTGACTAAAGAAAGGTTCAAAAGGTTCAAAAGGTTCAAAAGGTTCAAAAAGTTTTAAGAATTCAATTTGAACATTTGAATCAGCCTCGACTGAAACATTTGAACTATTATACTTTCCGTATCAAATCTTCCAGGCAATCGATAAACCTTGGGTGATCATTGGAACTTGGCACCAACTGTACTTTTTCGCCGCCGTGTTCTTCAAAAATTTCCTGGTACTCTCCACCGATCTCGATCAATGTTTCCAAACAATCCGCTACGAAAGCCGGACTAAAAGCCAATACGCGCTTCTTCCCTTCTTTCCCCCATTGTTCAATCACTTTATCGGAAAAAGGCTGGATCCATTTTTCATCCAAACGCGACTGAAAACTCACAATGTACTGATCTTCCGTCAAACCTAATTTGGCAGCGATCAGGCGGGTTGTTTCATAACTTGTTGCTTTGTAACAGAACTTATTTTCTTCCGTGATTTCCTTTTCACAATCGTGATCCTGGCACAACCCGGAGTCATAAACTTTATCTACTTGTCTTTCCGGAAGTCCGTGATAAGAAAACATGATCTTGTCATAAGAAGCTATGTCGAATTGTTTTGCTCTTTCCACAATCGAATCAATGTACCCTTCGTGGTTGTAGAATTGGGAAATGATCTTTATATCCGGGATTACCCACCATTTTTTGATAATCTCCATGGCTTTGTCCACTGCAGAACCCGTGGAGGCACTTGCATACTGGGGAAATAACGGAAGAATGATGATTTGTTCGTAATTTGCCTTGCGCATGCGTTCCAAAACCGATTCCATGGAAGGATTCTGATAGCGCATCGCCATTTCTATCGTTACATTGTCAGATTCGAAGCGCTTTTGAAGCAAGCGTTTTACTTCTTCCGTATAGGTTAGCAACGGTGATTTACCGTTTCCAAGTTCCCACAATTGCTTGTAGATCTTAGCCGACTTGGGAGTTCTGAACGGAACGATGATCCCACGCACCAATAACAACCGCGAAAAGTAAGGAATATCAATGACTCTGGGATCCATTAAGAATTCCTTCAAATAACGTCGTACATCACTATTATTCGGGCTGTCAGGTGTTCCCAACTGGATTAATAACACTCCAATTTTCTTACTCATCATTCTCGTTTAAAGGTGGTGCAAAAGTAACACAAAAAGCAAACCACACAGAAACATAGCATACATAGTTTTTATTAAATCTGCCTCTATTTTCCGTGTAGCTATGTGGTTGTACTAATTTTAGGATTGTACCAAAAACAAAAGCCCTCCCGGATAACCGAAAGAGCTTTTCTATGTTGTTTTGAAATCTTCTTAAATATGCAACGCTCTGTTGTCTGTTGCTGCCAAAGCTGCTTCTTTGATTGCCTCTGAGAAAGTCGGGTGTGCGTGACAAATGCGTGAGATATCTTCTGCAGAAGCACGGAATTCCATTGCTGTAACGGCTTCCATGATCATATCTGCAGCACGTGCCGCGATCATGTGAACTCCCAGTACCTCATCGGTTTTAGCATCTGCCAAAATCTTGACAAACCCGGTGATATCCATGGACGCACGCGCTCTTCCCAATGCTTTCATCGGGAATGAACCTGCTTTATACTCGACTCCTGCAGCTTTCAATTCTTCTTCTGTTTTACCAACGGAAGCGATTTCCGGCCAGGTATAAACTACTCCCGGGATCAGGTTGTAATTGATATGCGGTTTTTGTCCGGCCAATTGCTCAGCAACTACCACTCCTTCTTCTTCCGCTTTGTGCGCCAACATGGCCCCACGAACTACATCACCGATTGCGTAGATATTCGGAACTGCTGTTTGCAAGTGATCGTTCACATCGATCTGACCGCGATTATTTGCCGCCAAACCAACATTTTCAAGGCCTAAACCTTCCGTATATGCCTTACGTCCAACTGCTACCAAACAGTAATCAGCTTCCAGGGTTACTTCTTCGTCTTTTTTGTTCAAAGCAGTCAATTTAACTCCGTTTCCGGTGTTTTCAACTTTCTGAACTTTATGCTCCAAATGGAACTTGAATCCTTCTTTTTTCAGGATTTTAGTTAATTCTTTTCCCAATGAAAGGTCCATTGTAGGAAGGATAGCCGGTGCAAATTCCACCACTTCTACTTCCGTTCCCAAACGTGCGTAAACAGATCCCAATTCCAAACCAATTACTCCACCTCCGATCACGATCATGCGTTTCGGAATTTCAGTCATTTTCAATGCTTCCGTGGAAGTAATGATGCGTTTTTTATCCGGTTCCATTCCCGGGAAGAAATTTGGCTTTGATCCCGTTGCAATAATGGTGTTTTTCGCTGTGATGTTGGTGCTGTTTCCCTGACCGTCTTTGATTGCGATCGTAGTTTTATCTACAAATGAACCTACTCCCTGGTACACAGTCACTTTGTTTTTGTCCATCAGGAATTTGATCCCGTTACAGGTTTGTGTCACCACATCTTCCTTACGCTTGATCATTTGCGTGATGTCCGCTTCTACATTATCTACTTTGATTCCGTGAGTTGCAAAGTTGTGCTTCGCGTTGAAAAAATGCTCTGAAGAGTCCAATAACGCTTTCGAAGGAATACATCCTACGTTTAAGCAAGTTCCTCCCAAAGTCGGGTATTTTTCGATCAGGGCAGTATTCAATCCTAATTGTGCACAGCGAAGAGCGGCCACATATCCACCAGGACCAGAACCGATAATCGCAACATCAAACGTACTCATAGTTTCAATTTCTAAAATGTGTGGATAAAGGTAAGTATTAATTGAAAATGCAAAATGCAAAATGCAAAAGAATGTGCTAAATAGGAATAGCTGTAAGAATGTGAGAATCGGGATCAGAATGAGAAACGGAAAGAGAATGAGAGAGGGATTTCCTCTTAGCAGAGAATAAGGAAACCGAATGAGAAATGAAAGCAGATAAAAGAATTAAATCCTCATTCTCTCAGCCGCAGCTGACTCATTGTCATTTTCTTATAAATCAAAAATATGCTTTTCAGCGTGGTAGGAAGAACGCACCAGCGGACCGCTTTCCACGAAACGGAAGCCCATTTTCAAACCCAATTCGCGGTACTTATCGAAACGTTCCGGAGTTACGAATTCAACAATCGGCAAATGTTTTGGGGTTGGCTGCAGGTATTGGCCCAAAGTCAGGATATCCACTCCAACTGCTCTCAAATCTTCCATCGTTTCGATCACTTCTTCGTCTGTTTCGCCCAAACCAAGCATTACTCCGGATTTTGTACGCATTCCGCCTTTTTTCAAACGGAAAAGCACTTCCAGGCTTCGGTCGTATTTTGCCTGGATACGCACTTGTTTGGTCAAACGGCGCACTGTTTCAAGGTTGTGTGAAACGATTTCAGGAGCTACATCAATGATCTGCTGTAAATTTTCCCATTTCCCGGCAAAATCAGGAATTAATGTTTCCATCGTTGTTCCCGGGCTTTGGTGACGAACCGCGCGAACGGTCTGAACCCAGATTCCGGCTCCGCCATCCTTCAGGTCATCACGGTCTACGGAAGTAATTACAGCGTGTTTGATCTGCATGGTCTTGATGGAGTGAGCCACTTTTCCCGGCTCGAATTCATCAACTGCATCCGGGCGGCCGGTTTGAACCGCACAGAAACCACACGAACGCGTACAGATATTTCCAAGGATCATGAACGTTGCCGTTCCTTCGCCCCAGCACTCGCCCATATTCGGACAAGAACCGCTTTCACAAATGGTATGCAATTTATGCTCATCCACCAGCGCACGTACCTTCTTGTAATTCTCACCGATCGGTAATTTTACGCGCAGCCAGTTTGGCTTTTTGATACGAACGTTGTTTTCTGCTGTTGTAATTTCCTCTGACATAGTCGTGCCTTTCGCTTTTCAAAAATTCAGTACCTTTGTTGCTGAGAAATTTGATTCTACAAAAGTACAAAGAACAAACAAATGAAGTTCAAAAAGTTTAAATCGTTCAAAAAGTTCAAATGCGTTAAGAGTTCAATTTAAATCAGAATTGAGAACTCCAGCACCAACAGTTTAACTTTTAACCCAATCCGCCACGGCGAATGGAATTTGAACCCTTTGAACCTTTGGAACCATTAAACATATATTAGTATGCCAACATCAACAGTAAAATATCTCGGAGGACTGCGCACGGAATGTACGCACCTTCAATCGGGAACTGTCATTCACACGGATGCGCCGACGGACAATCACGGAAAAGGAGAAAAATTCTCACCGACAGACCTGGTTGCAACGGCTTATGCTTCCTGCATGATCAGCATCATTGGTATTTACTGCAATGAGCACGGGCACAATTATGAGAACGGATCAGCCACAGTAACGAAAGTAATGGCTGCTTCCCCGAGAAGAATCGGTAAATTGGTGATTGACATCGATTTGAGAAATAACGGCTGGGACGAAGCAACGATTGAAAAGGTAAAACGCGCCGCTTTGGCTTGCCCGGTTGCAAAATCAGTTAGTGAAGATATCGAACTTGAAATCACATTCAATGTATAATAAGAAGAACGACCGGGAAGAAAGCCGCGGAGGATTTAACCGTGACAAACGCAATTTCGAGCGCAAACCGAAAGAAGATCCGTCGGACATCATTTACGGGATCCGCGTAGTGATCGAAGCGATCAAAAACGAAGTTGAGATCAACAAAATCCTGATCCAAAAAGGAATTGACAAAGAACTGTTTGAAGAACTGAGAACGGTACTGACCGGTAAGGATTACCAATTGCAGTTTGTTCCCGTTGAAAAATTGAACAAACTAACGGCAAATAATCACCAGGGAGTGATTGCATTTACTTCTCCGGTTGAATACAAGAATATCGAAGATTTATGCGATCAATGGCTTTCCGAAGGGAAAGAACCATGTATCCTGGTACTGGACCGCATTACGGATGTCCGGAATTTCGGTGGAATTGCACGTACGGCAGCTTGTATGGGCGTAGATGCCATTTTGATTCCTTCCAAAGGAAGCGCGCTCGTTTCTGCGGATGCGATTAAAACTTCGGCGGGAGCTTTGCATACAATTCCGGTTTGTAAGACCGATCTGTTGAAAAACAGCTTATTCTATTTGCAGCAAAGCGGTTTCCAGATCGTTTCCTGTACCGAGAAATCGAAGGTTTCCGTTGAGAACTATTCGTTCTTTGGCCCGACAGCGATTATCCTCGGATCCGAAGAGGACGGTATTTCACACGACTTATTGAAAATGTCGGATGCGCGTTTATCTATCCCGATGGCGGGAGATATTGCTTCCCTGAACGTAGGAGTAGCAACCGGAATGATCTTATACGAACGTTTGAAACAAG encodes:
- a CDS encoding methyltransferase domain-containing protein → MMHLDKQKEWFSTWFDSPFYHVLYDERNDKEANEFLDNLVALLDPEPGSTALDLACGAGRHSRALASHGLKVSGCDLSPNSIEEAKKHSDPSLKFFVHDMREKLDDNYQYVFNLFTSFGYFEDVCENAKILKSVHDALVDPGILVIDFMNAHKVVQIVQNQRFRQDIQKCDIIFHVKKEVINGRIIKTIAFEHDGKSYFFQEKVQALELSDFEKLLADAHFEIIQLAGNYKLEAFDLEQSDRLILICKKK
- a CDS encoding ZIP family metal transporter — encoded protein: MSEIITTIFFLILSVIVGGVLVVFLEKKNQATFIKLSLAFSGGFLLAIAFIHFLPELYAEQHTSIGVWVLVGFLVQLFLEYFSGGIEHGHIHAHANKKIPYGMLISLSIHSFIEGIPLANNAVHEHTHEHLIGQHHNSLLLGIILHQLPVAIALMTLLRQSLIKSTTSWILLILFGLMTPLGLIFGKLLPMDSAIPFMDILLALVVGMFLHISTTIIFETNENHRFNLAKLTAILLGVGLSVGLI
- the hemH gene encoding ferrochelatase, which encodes MSKKIGVLLIQLGTPDSPNNSDVRRYLKEFLMDPRVIDIPYFSRLLLVRGIIVPFRTPKSAKIYKQLWELGNGKSPLLTYTEEVKRLLQKRFESDNVTIEMAMRYQNPSMESVLERMRKANYEQIIILPLFPQYASASTGSAVDKAMEIIKKWWVIPDIKIISQFYNHEGYIDSIVERAKQFDIASYDKIMFSYHGLPERQVDKVYDSGLCQDHDCEKEITEENKFCYKATSYETTRLIAAKLGLTEDQYIVSFQSRLDEKWIQPFSDKVIEQWGKEGKKRVLAFSPAFVADCLETLIEIGGEYQEIFEEHGGEKVQLVPSSNDHPRFIDCLEDLIRKV
- the lpdA gene encoding dihydrolipoyl dehydrogenase, which gives rise to MSTFDVAIIGSGPGGYVAALRCAQLGLNTALIEKYPTLGGTCLNVGCIPSKALLDSSEHFFNAKHNFATHGIKVDNVEADITQMIKRKEDVVTQTCNGIKFLMDKNKVTVYQGVGSFVDKTTIAIKDGQGNSTNITAKNTIIATGSKPNFFPGMEPDKKRIITSTEALKMTEIPKRMIVIGGGVIGLELGSVYARLGTEVEVVEFAPAILPTMDLSLGKELTKILKKEGFKFHLEHKVQKVENTGNGVKLTALNKKDEEVTLEADYCLVAVGRKAYTEGLGLENVGLAANNRGQIDVNDHLQTAVPNIYAIGDVVRGAMLAHKAEEEGVVVAEQLAGQKPHINYNLIPGVVYTWPEIASVGKTEEELKAAGVEYKAGSFPMKALGRARASMDITGFVKILADAKTDEVLGVHMIAARAADMIMEAVTAMEFRASAEDISRICHAHPTFSEAIKEAALAATDNRALHI
- the lipA gene encoding lipoyl synthase; protein product: MSEEITTAENNVRIKKPNWLRVKLPIGENYKKVRALVDEHKLHTICESGSCPNMGECWGEGTATFMILGNICTRSCGFCAVQTGRPDAVDEFEPGKVAHSIKTMQIKHAVITSVDRDDLKDGGAGIWVQTVRAVRHQSPGTTMETLIPDFAGKWENLQQIIDVAPEIVSHNLETVRRLTKQVRIQAKYDRSLEVLFRLKKGGMRTKSGVMLGLGETDEEVIETMEDLRAVGVDILTLGQYLQPTPKHLPIVEFVTPERFDKYRELGLKMGFRFVESGPLVRSSYHAEKHIFDL
- a CDS encoding OsmC family protein codes for the protein MPTSTVKYLGGLRTECTHLQSGTVIHTDAPTDNHGKGEKFSPTDLVATAYASCMISIIGIYCNEHGHNYENGSATVTKVMAASPRRIGKLVIDIDLRNNGWDEATIEKVKRAALACPVAKSVSEDIELEITFNV
- the rlmB gene encoding 23S rRNA (guanosine(2251)-2'-O)-methyltransferase RlmB; the encoded protein is MYNKKNDREESRGGFNRDKRNFERKPKEDPSDIIYGIRVVIEAIKNEVEINKILIQKGIDKELFEELRTVLTGKDYQLQFVPVEKLNKLTANNHQGVIAFTSPVEYKNIEDLCDQWLSEGKEPCILVLDRITDVRNFGGIARTAACMGVDAILIPSKGSALVSADAIKTSAGALHTIPVCKTDLLKNSLFYLQQSGFQIVSCTEKSKVSVENYSFFGPTAIILGSEEDGISHDLLKMSDARLSIPMAGDIASLNVGVATGMILYERLKQVKAAK